A genomic region of Echeneis naucrates chromosome 24, fEcheNa1.1, whole genome shotgun sequence contains the following coding sequences:
- the LOC115037768 gene encoding histidine triad nucleotide-binding protein 3-like, whose protein sequence is MARNTSASNHEVVEDCIFCLIANDRDKETEVLKKNEELVCFTDIDPAAPHHYLVIPIEHIHSCSSLHVEHAGLVRRMVEMGKAVLREQGVTDMKDIRLGFHMPPYISVNHLHLHVLAPSSQIFKAKIYKFIPGNIDFITEEHLQKQLKKSWNIQPFKTQWKGNKLISKRQ, encoded by the exons ATGGCCAGAAACACATCGGCTTCAAATCATGAAGTAGTTGAGGactgtattttctgtttgataGCCAACGATCGAGACAAAGAAACGGAGGTTCTGAAAAAG AATGAAGAGCTGGTGTGTTTCACAGACATTGATCCTGCTGCTCCTCACCACTACCTGGTTATACCCATAGAGCACATCCACAGCTGCTCTTCCTTGCATGTGGAACACGCTGGCCTCG TTAGAAGAATGGTTGAAATGGGGAAAGCTGTACTACGCGAACAAGGGGTCACCGATATGAAGGACATAAG GCTGGGGTTCCACATGCCTCCCTACATTTCTGTAAATCACCTCCACCTGCACGTGCTCGCTCCCAGCAGCCAAATCTTTAAAGCAAAGATTTATAAATTTATACCAGGGAACATTGATTTTATAACT GAGGAACATCTACAGAAGCAGCTAAAAAAATCATGGAACATTCAACCATTCAAAACACAATGGAAAGGAAATAAGTTAATAagtaaaagacaataa
- the LOC115037769 gene encoding histidine triad nucleotide-binding protein 3-like, translated as MESPDGPDSDSCPFCQIANNQAGTEILLSDDELVCFRDVKPGADHHYLIVCRTHIDSCKALLRDSIPLVEHMKAMGMSIMEKNKVCDLDDVRMGFHIPPFSSVPHLHLHALAPASKMNIKSQLRYGPQSHWFITVDKVLSQLRTHGKVK; from the exons ATGGAGTCTCCGGACGGCCCTGACAGCGACTCCTGCCCTTTCTGCCAAATTGCAAACAACCAAGCTGGCACGGAAATCCTTCTGAGT GACGATGAGCTGGTTTGCTTTCGTGACGTGAAGCCCGGCGCCGATCATCATTACCTGATCGTCTGCAGGACGCACATTGACAGCTGCAAAGCTCTGCTCAGGGACAGTATCCCTCTGG tTGAACATATGAAAGCGATGGGAATGAGTATAATGGagaagaataaagtctgtgaccTAGATGATGTCAG gaTGGGGTTTCATATTCCTCCATTCTCGTCTGTTCCCCACCTCCATCTACATGCCTTGGCTCCAGCCAGTAAGATGAACATTAAGTCTCAGCTTCGCTACGGGCCGCAGTCCCACTGGTTCATCACA GTTGACAAAGTTCTTTCACAGCTGAGGACTCATGGCAAGGTCAAATGA